One part of the Eubalaena glacialis isolate mEubGla1 chromosome 19, mEubGla1.1.hap2.+ XY, whole genome shotgun sequence genome encodes these proteins:
- the KCNJ2 gene encoding inward rectifier potassium channel 2 — protein sequence MGSVRTNRYSIVSSEEDGMKLATLAVANGFGNGKSKVHTRQQCRSRFVKKDGHCNVQFINVGEKGQRYLADIFTTCVDIRWRWMLVIFCLAFVLSWLFFGCVFWLIALLHGDLDASKEGKACVSEVNSFTAAFLFSIETQTTIGYGFRCVTDECPVAVFMVVFQSIVGCIIDAFIIGAVMAKMAKPKKRNETLVFSHNAVIAMRDGKLCLMWRVGNLRKSHLVEAHVRAQLLKSRITSEGEYIPLDQIDINVGFDSGIDRIFLVSPITIVHEIDEDSPLYDLSKQDVDNADFEIVVILEGMVEATAMTTQCRSSYLANEILWGHRYEPVLFEEKHYYKVDYSRFHKTYEVPNTPLCSARDLAEKKYILSNANSFCYENEVALTSKEEEDSENGVPESTSTDTPPDIDLHNQASVPLEPRPLRRESEI from the coding sequence ATGGGCAGCGTACGCACCAACCGCTACAGCATCGTCTCTTCGGAGGAGGACGGCATGAAGCTGGCCACCCTGGCGGTGGCCAATGGCTTTGGGAACGGGAAGAGTAAAGTCCACACTCGACAGCAGTGCCGGAGCCGCTTTGTGAAGAAGGACGGCCACTGCAACGTGCAGTTCATCAACGTGGGTGAGAAGGGCCAGCGGTACCTGGCGGACATCTTCACCACGTGTGTGGACATCCGCTGGCGGTGGATGCTGGTCATCTTCTGCCTGGCTTTCGTTCTCTCCTGGCTGTTTTTCGGCTGCGTGTTTTGGTTGATAGCGCTGCTCCACGGGGACCTGGACGCATCCAAGGAGGGCAAAGCGTGTGTGTCCGAGGTCAACAGCTTCACGGCCGCTTTCCTCTTCTCCATTGAGACGCAGACCACCATAGGCTACGGCTTCCGCTGCGTCACGGACGAGTGCCCCGTGGCTGTCTTCATGGTGGTCTTTCAGTCCATCGTGGGCTGCATCATTGATGCCTTTATCATCGGCGCAGTCATGGCCAAGATGGCCAAGCCCAAGAAGAGAAACGAGACCCTGGTCTTCAGCCACAATGCCGTGATCGCCATGAGGGATGGCAAGCTCTGTCTGATGTGGCGGGTGGGCAACCTTCGGAAAAGCCACCTGGTGGAAGCTCACGTGCGAGCACAGCTCCTCAAATCCAGGATTACTTCCGAAGGGGAGTACATCCCCCTGGATCAAATTGACATCAACGTCGGCTTTGACAGCGGCATTGACCGCATATTTCTGGTGTCCCCCATCACCATCGTCCACGAGATAGACGAGGACAGCCCTTTATACGATTTGAGCAAACAGGACGTCGACAACGCGGACTTTGAAATCGTGGTGATCCTCGAAGGCATGGTGGAAGCCACGGCCATGACCACGCAGTGCCGGAGCTCGTACCTGGCCAACGAGATCCTCTGGGGCCACCGCTACGAGCCCGTCCTCTTTGAGGAGAAACACTACTACAAAGTAGACTATTCGAGGTTCCACAAGACTTACGAAGTACCCAACACTCCCCTTTGTAGTGCCAGGGACTTAGCAGAGAAGAAGTACATCCTCTCCAACGCTAATTCCTTTTGCTATGAAAATGAGGTTGCCCTCACAAGCAAAGAGGAAGAAGACAGTGAAAACGGGGTCCCAGAGAGCACGAGTACGGACACGCCCCCTGACATAGACCTTCACAACCAGGCAAGTGTACCCCTAGAGCCCAGGCCCTTACGGCGAGAGTCGGAGATATGA